A single Gasterosteus aculeatus chromosome 2, fGasAcu3.hap1.1, whole genome shotgun sequence DNA region contains:
- the LOC120829147 gene encoding putative segment polarity protein dishevelled homolog DVL1P1 isoform X5, translating into MAETKIIYHIDEEETPYLVKLSVSPEKVTLADFKNVLNNRPVNSYKFFFKSMDQDFGVVKEEISDDNAKLPCFNGRVVSWLVLAESSHSDGGSQCTESHPELPPPLERTGGIGDSRPPSFHANAVSSRDGLDTETGTESLLSHRRERERERARRRARETELPRINGHSKSERTARDSAMGYDSASVMSSELESSSFVDSEEDENASRLSSSTEQSSSSQLMRRHKRRRRRHKVAKIDRSSSFSSITDSTMSLNIITVTLNMEKYNFLGISIVGQSNDRGDGGIYIGSIMKGGAVAADGRIEPGDMLLQVNDVNFENMSNDDAVRILREIVSKTGPISLTVAKCWDPSPRSYFTIPRAEPVRPIDPAAWISHTTALTGPYPHYEFDDLPLSASKTDMATVVKVMQLPDSGLEIRDRMWLKITIANAVIGADVVDWLYSRVEGFKDRRDARKYASSLLKHGYLRHTVNKITFSEQCYYTFGDLCQNMASLNLNEGSSGGGSEQDTLAPLPPTTNPWPLGGQPFPYPPFPSAPPSFPPGYSDPCHSFHSGSAGSQHSEASRSSGSNPSAGKGRRSSPQEKGQRSTCSESEPRVRGGRRGERSASQMSHHSHAVSSHSHARSSLSHSQSHRSHSQNSHPSFVHSHAPFAQPGPGSCAHSERSHASSYGPPGLPPPYCLARLAPKTSVSSTTPPGAPPGRELASVPPELTASRQSFQHAMGNPCEFFVDIM; encoded by the exons ATGGCGGAGACTAAAATAATATACCACATAGACGAGGAGGAGACTCCTTATCTGGTCAAGCTGTCCGTTTCTCCGGAGAAAGTCACCTTAGCggattttaaaaatgtcctcAACAACCGACCGGTCAACAGCTACAAATTCTTCTTCAAATCGATGGACCAGGATTTTGG GGTTGTCAAAGAAGAGATTTCCGACGACAACGCCAAGCTGCCCTGCTTCAACGGGCGAGTAGTGTCCTGG TTGGTCCTGGCAGAGAGTTCCCACTCGGATGGAGGATCTCAGTGCACAGAGAGCCATCCAGAGCTGCCCCCTCCTCTAGAGAGAACAGGGGGCATAGGAGACTCCCGGCCCCCCTCCTTCCA CGCCAATGCGGTGAGCAGCCGCGATGGCCTGGACACCGAGACGGGAACGGAGTCCCTCCTGAGCCAccgcagagagcgagagagagagcgggcgCGGAGGAGAGCCAGAGAAACTGAGC TCCCTCGCATCAACGGTCACTCGAAATCAGAGCGCACCGCCAGGGACTCGGCCATGGGTTACGACAGCGCCTCGGTGATGAGCAGCGAGTTGGAGTCCAGCTCGTTCGTTGACAGCGAGGAAGACGAGAACGCGAGCAG GCTCAGTAGCTCCACAGAACAAAGTTCTTCTTCACAGCTCATGCGCAGACACAAGCGGCGACGGCGGAGACACAAAGTGGCCAAAATAGACCGG TCTTCGTCCTTCAGCAGCATCACAGACTCCACCATGAGCCTCAACATCATCACCGTCACGCTCAACATGG AGAAATACAACTTTCTCGGTATCAGTATTGTGGGTCAAAGTAACGACCGAGGAGACGGCGGCATCTACATCGGCTCCATAATGAAAGGCGGCGCAGTGGCTGCTGATGGGAGAATAGAACCTGGAGATATGCTCCTTCAG GTGAACGATGTAAACTTTGAGAACATGAGCAATGACGACGCAGTGAGGATCTTAAGAGAGATTGTTTCCAAAACTGG TCCCATTAGTCTTACTGTTGCCAAATGCTGGGACCCGTCTCCACGGAGTTACTTCACGATCCCTCGTG CTGAGCCAGTGAGACCCATTGACCCAGCAGCCTGGATTTCACACACCACCGCCCTGACGGGACCTTACCCGCACTATG AGTTTGACGACTTGCCTCTGTCTGCAAGTAAAACAGACATGGCAACCGTCGTCAAGGTGATGCAGTTGCCCGACTCTGGGCTGGAGATCCGGGACAGGATGTGGTTGAAGATCACCATCGCCAATGCCGTCATTG GTGCTGACGTGGTGGACTGGCTCTACTCCAGAGTCGAGGGATTCAAGGACCGGCGGGACGCGAGGAAGTACGCCAGCAGTCTGCTGAAACACGGCTACCTGAGACACACCGTCAACAAGATCACCTTCTCCGAGCAGTGCTACTACACCTTCGGAGATCTCTGCCAAA ACATGGCGTCGCTTAACTTAAACGAGGGATCCAGCGGCGGAGGCTCGGAGCAGGACACCCTGGCACCGCTGCCTCCCACGACCAACCCCTGGCCTCTGGGCGGGCAGCCGTTCCCCTaccctccctttccctctgcaCCCCCCAGCTTCCCCCCGGGATACTCAGACCCATGCCACAGTTTCCACAGTGGGAGCGCAGGCAGCCAGCACAGCGAGG CAAGCCGAAGCAGTGGATCCAACCCCAGCGCGGGCAAAGGCAGACGCTCCTCTCCGCAGGagaagggtcaaaggtcaacatgcAGCGAATCAGAGCCCCGCGTTCGTGGAGGGAGGCGCGGCGAGAGGTCCGCCAGCCAAATGAGCCATCACAGCCACGCCGTCTCCAGCCACAGCCACGCCCGGTCGAGCCTCAGTCACAGTCAGTCACACAGGAGTCACTCACAGAACAGCCACCCCTCCTTCGTCCACAGCCACGCCCCCTTCGCCCAGCCGGGGCCGGGCTCGTGCGCCCACAGCGAGCGGAGCCACGCCTCCTCCTACGGCCCCCCGGGCCTGCCCCCTCCTTATTGTCTGGCCCGTCTGGCGCCCAAGACGTCAGTCAGCAGCACCACGCCCCCCGGAGCCCCCCCTGGGAGGGAGTTAGCGTCCGTTCCTCCCGAACTCACCGCCAGTCGCCAGTCCTTCCAGCACGCCATGGGCAATCCCTGCGAGTTCTTCGTTGACATCATGTGA
- the LOC120829147 gene encoding putative segment polarity protein dishevelled homolog DVL1P1 isoform X3 — protein MAETKIIYHIDEEETPYLVKLSVSPEKVTLADFKNVLNNRPVNSYKFFFKSMDQDFGVVKEEISDDNAKLPCFNGRVVSWLVLAESSHSDGGSQCTESHPELPPPLERTGGIGDSRPPSFHANAVSSRDGLDTETGTESLLSHRRERERERARRRARETELPRINGHSKSERTARDSAMGYDSASVMSSELESSSFVDSEEDENASSSSTEQSSSSQLMRRHKRRRRRHKVAKIDRSSSFSSITDSTMSLNIITVTLNMEKYNFLGISIVGQSNDRGDGGIYIGSIMKGGAVAADGRIEPGDMLLQVNDVNFENMSNDDAVRILREIVSKTGPISLTVAKCWDPSPRSYFTIPRAEPVRPIDPAAWISHTTALTGPYPHYGKNNQPSPATHSMKHPFCEFDDLPLSASKTDMATVVKVMQLPDSGLEIRDRMWLKITIANAVIGADVVDWLYSRVEGFKDRRDARKYASSLLKHGYLRHTVNKITFSEQCYYTFGDLCQNMASLNLNEGSSGGGSEQDTLAPLPPTTNPWPLGGQPFPYPPFPSAPPSFPPGYSDPCHSFHSGSAGSQHSEASRSSGSNPSAGKGRRSSPQEKGQRSTCSESEPRVRGGRRGERSASQMSHHSHAVSSHSHARSSLSHSQSHRSHSQNSHPSFVHSHAPFAQPGPGSCAHSERSHASSYGPPGLPPPYCLARLAPKTSVSSTTPPGAPPGRELASVPPELTASRQSFQHAMGNPCEFFVDIM, from the exons ATGGCGGAGACTAAAATAATATACCACATAGACGAGGAGGAGACTCCTTATCTGGTCAAGCTGTCCGTTTCTCCGGAGAAAGTCACCTTAGCggattttaaaaatgtcctcAACAACCGACCGGTCAACAGCTACAAATTCTTCTTCAAATCGATGGACCAGGATTTTGG GGTTGTCAAAGAAGAGATTTCCGACGACAACGCCAAGCTGCCCTGCTTCAACGGGCGAGTAGTGTCCTGG TTGGTCCTGGCAGAGAGTTCCCACTCGGATGGAGGATCTCAGTGCACAGAGAGCCATCCAGAGCTGCCCCCTCCTCTAGAGAGAACAGGGGGCATAGGAGACTCCCGGCCCCCCTCCTTCCA CGCCAATGCGGTGAGCAGCCGCGATGGCCTGGACACCGAGACGGGAACGGAGTCCCTCCTGAGCCAccgcagagagcgagagagagagcgggcgCGGAGGAGAGCCAGAGAAACTGAGC TCCCTCGCATCAACGGTCACTCGAAATCAGAGCGCACCGCCAGGGACTCGGCCATGGGTTACGACAGCGCCTCGGTGATGAGCAGCGAGTTGGAGTCCAGCTCGTTCGTTGACAGCGAGGAAGACGAGAACGCGAGCAG TAGCTCCACAGAACAAAGTTCTTCTTCACAGCTCATGCGCAGACACAAGCGGCGACGGCGGAGACACAAAGTGGCCAAAATAGACCGG TCTTCGTCCTTCAGCAGCATCACAGACTCCACCATGAGCCTCAACATCATCACCGTCACGCTCAACATGG AGAAATACAACTTTCTCGGTATCAGTATTGTGGGTCAAAGTAACGACCGAGGAGACGGCGGCATCTACATCGGCTCCATAATGAAAGGCGGCGCAGTGGCTGCTGATGGGAGAATAGAACCTGGAGATATGCTCCTTCAG GTGAACGATGTAAACTTTGAGAACATGAGCAATGACGACGCAGTGAGGATCTTAAGAGAGATTGTTTCCAAAACTGG TCCCATTAGTCTTACTGTTGCCAAATGCTGGGACCCGTCTCCACGGAGTTACTTCACGATCCCTCGTG CTGAGCCAGTGAGACCCATTGACCCAGCAGCCTGGATTTCACACACCACCGCCCTGACGGGACCTTACCCGCACTATGGTAAAAACAACCAACCATCACCTGCAACACACTCTATGAAGCATCCATTCTGTG AGTTTGACGACTTGCCTCTGTCTGCAAGTAAAACAGACATGGCAACCGTCGTCAAGGTGATGCAGTTGCCCGACTCTGGGCTGGAGATCCGGGACAGGATGTGGTTGAAGATCACCATCGCCAATGCCGTCATTG GTGCTGACGTGGTGGACTGGCTCTACTCCAGAGTCGAGGGATTCAAGGACCGGCGGGACGCGAGGAAGTACGCCAGCAGTCTGCTGAAACACGGCTACCTGAGACACACCGTCAACAAGATCACCTTCTCCGAGCAGTGCTACTACACCTTCGGAGATCTCTGCCAAA ACATGGCGTCGCTTAACTTAAACGAGGGATCCAGCGGCGGAGGCTCGGAGCAGGACACCCTGGCACCGCTGCCTCCCACGACCAACCCCTGGCCTCTGGGCGGGCAGCCGTTCCCCTaccctccctttccctctgcaCCCCCCAGCTTCCCCCCGGGATACTCAGACCCATGCCACAGTTTCCACAGTGGGAGCGCAGGCAGCCAGCACAGCGAGG CAAGCCGAAGCAGTGGATCCAACCCCAGCGCGGGCAAAGGCAGACGCTCCTCTCCGCAGGagaagggtcaaaggtcaacatgcAGCGAATCAGAGCCCCGCGTTCGTGGAGGGAGGCGCGGCGAGAGGTCCGCCAGCCAAATGAGCCATCACAGCCACGCCGTCTCCAGCCACAGCCACGCCCGGTCGAGCCTCAGTCACAGTCAGTCACACAGGAGTCACTCACAGAACAGCCACCCCTCCTTCGTCCACAGCCACGCCCCCTTCGCCCAGCCGGGGCCGGGCTCGTGCGCCCACAGCGAGCGGAGCCACGCCTCCTCCTACGGCCCCCCGGGCCTGCCCCCTCCTTATTGTCTGGCCCGTCTGGCGCCCAAGACGTCAGTCAGCAGCACCACGCCCCCCGGAGCCCCCCCTGGGAGGGAGTTAGCGTCCGTTCCTCCCGAACTCACCGCCAGTCGCCAGTCCTTCCAGCACGCCATGGGCAATCCCTGCGAGTTCTTCGTTGACATCATGTGA
- the LOC120829147 gene encoding putative segment polarity protein dishevelled homolog DVL1P1 isoform X6 has translation MAETKIIYHIDEEETPYLVKLSVSPEKVTLADFKNVLNNRPVNSYKFFFKSMDQDFGVVKEEISDDNAKLPCFNGRVVSWLVLAESSHSDGGSQCTESHPELPPPLERTGGIGDSRPPSFHANAVSSRDGLDTETGTESLLSHRRERERERARRRARETELPRINGHSKSERTARDSAMGYDSASVMSSELESSSFVDSEEDENASSSSTEQSSSSQLMRRHKRRRRRHKVAKIDRSSSFSSITDSTMSLNIITVTLNMEKYNFLGISIVGQSNDRGDGGIYIGSIMKGGAVAADGRIEPGDMLLQVNDVNFENMSNDDAVRILREIVSKTGPISLTVAKCWDPSPRSYFTIPRAEPVRPIDPAAWISHTTALTGPYPHYEFDDLPLSASKTDMATVVKVMQLPDSGLEIRDRMWLKITIANAVIGADVVDWLYSRVEGFKDRRDARKYASSLLKHGYLRHTVNKITFSEQCYYTFGDLCQNMASLNLNEGSSGGGSEQDTLAPLPPTTNPWPLGGQPFPYPPFPSAPPSFPPGYSDPCHSFHSGSAGSQHSEASRSSGSNPSAGKGRRSSPQEKGQRSTCSESEPRVRGGRRGERSASQMSHHSHAVSSHSHARSSLSHSQSHRSHSQNSHPSFVHSHAPFAQPGPGSCAHSERSHASSYGPPGLPPPYCLARLAPKTSVSSTTPPGAPPGRELASVPPELTASRQSFQHAMGNPCEFFVDIM, from the exons ATGGCGGAGACTAAAATAATATACCACATAGACGAGGAGGAGACTCCTTATCTGGTCAAGCTGTCCGTTTCTCCGGAGAAAGTCACCTTAGCggattttaaaaatgtcctcAACAACCGACCGGTCAACAGCTACAAATTCTTCTTCAAATCGATGGACCAGGATTTTGG GGTTGTCAAAGAAGAGATTTCCGACGACAACGCCAAGCTGCCCTGCTTCAACGGGCGAGTAGTGTCCTGG TTGGTCCTGGCAGAGAGTTCCCACTCGGATGGAGGATCTCAGTGCACAGAGAGCCATCCAGAGCTGCCCCCTCCTCTAGAGAGAACAGGGGGCATAGGAGACTCCCGGCCCCCCTCCTTCCA CGCCAATGCGGTGAGCAGCCGCGATGGCCTGGACACCGAGACGGGAACGGAGTCCCTCCTGAGCCAccgcagagagcgagagagagagcgggcgCGGAGGAGAGCCAGAGAAACTGAGC TCCCTCGCATCAACGGTCACTCGAAATCAGAGCGCACCGCCAGGGACTCGGCCATGGGTTACGACAGCGCCTCGGTGATGAGCAGCGAGTTGGAGTCCAGCTCGTTCGTTGACAGCGAGGAAGACGAGAACGCGAGCAG TAGCTCCACAGAACAAAGTTCTTCTTCACAGCTCATGCGCAGACACAAGCGGCGACGGCGGAGACACAAAGTGGCCAAAATAGACCGG TCTTCGTCCTTCAGCAGCATCACAGACTCCACCATGAGCCTCAACATCATCACCGTCACGCTCAACATGG AGAAATACAACTTTCTCGGTATCAGTATTGTGGGTCAAAGTAACGACCGAGGAGACGGCGGCATCTACATCGGCTCCATAATGAAAGGCGGCGCAGTGGCTGCTGATGGGAGAATAGAACCTGGAGATATGCTCCTTCAG GTGAACGATGTAAACTTTGAGAACATGAGCAATGACGACGCAGTGAGGATCTTAAGAGAGATTGTTTCCAAAACTGG TCCCATTAGTCTTACTGTTGCCAAATGCTGGGACCCGTCTCCACGGAGTTACTTCACGATCCCTCGTG CTGAGCCAGTGAGACCCATTGACCCAGCAGCCTGGATTTCACACACCACCGCCCTGACGGGACCTTACCCGCACTATG AGTTTGACGACTTGCCTCTGTCTGCAAGTAAAACAGACATGGCAACCGTCGTCAAGGTGATGCAGTTGCCCGACTCTGGGCTGGAGATCCGGGACAGGATGTGGTTGAAGATCACCATCGCCAATGCCGTCATTG GTGCTGACGTGGTGGACTGGCTCTACTCCAGAGTCGAGGGATTCAAGGACCGGCGGGACGCGAGGAAGTACGCCAGCAGTCTGCTGAAACACGGCTACCTGAGACACACCGTCAACAAGATCACCTTCTCCGAGCAGTGCTACTACACCTTCGGAGATCTCTGCCAAA ACATGGCGTCGCTTAACTTAAACGAGGGATCCAGCGGCGGAGGCTCGGAGCAGGACACCCTGGCACCGCTGCCTCCCACGACCAACCCCTGGCCTCTGGGCGGGCAGCCGTTCCCCTaccctccctttccctctgcaCCCCCCAGCTTCCCCCCGGGATACTCAGACCCATGCCACAGTTTCCACAGTGGGAGCGCAGGCAGCCAGCACAGCGAGG CAAGCCGAAGCAGTGGATCCAACCCCAGCGCGGGCAAAGGCAGACGCTCCTCTCCGCAGGagaagggtcaaaggtcaacatgcAGCGAATCAGAGCCCCGCGTTCGTGGAGGGAGGCGCGGCGAGAGGTCCGCCAGCCAAATGAGCCATCACAGCCACGCCGTCTCCAGCCACAGCCACGCCCGGTCGAGCCTCAGTCACAGTCAGTCACACAGGAGTCACTCACAGAACAGCCACCCCTCCTTCGTCCACAGCCACGCCCCCTTCGCCCAGCCGGGGCCGGGCTCGTGCGCCCACAGCGAGCGGAGCCACGCCTCCTCCTACGGCCCCCCGGGCCTGCCCCCTCCTTATTGTCTGGCCCGTCTGGCGCCCAAGACGTCAGTCAGCAGCACCACGCCCCCCGGAGCCCCCCCTGGGAGGGAGTTAGCGTCCGTTCCTCCCGAACTCACCGCCAGTCGCCAGTCCTTCCAGCACGCCATGGGCAATCCCTGCGAGTTCTTCGTTGACATCATGTGA
- the LOC120829147 gene encoding putative segment polarity protein dishevelled homolog DVL1P1 isoform X2, whose translation MAETKIIYHIDEEETPYLVKLSVSPEKVTLADFKNVLNNRPVNSYKFFFKSMDQDFGVVKEEISDDNAKLPCFNGRVVSWLVLAESSHSDGGSQCTESHPELPPPLERTGGIGDSRPPSFHANAVSSRDGLDTETGTESLLSHRRERERERARRRARETELPRINGHSKSERTARDSAMGYDSASVMSSELESSSFVDSEEDENASRLSSSTEQSSSSQLMRRHKRRRRRHKVAKIDRSSSFSSITDSTMSLNIITVTLNMEKYNFLGISIVGQSNDRGDGGIYIGSIMKGGAVAADGRIEPGDMLLQVNDVNFENMSNDDAVRILREIVSKTGPISLTVAKCWDPSPRSYFTIPRAEPVRPIDPAAWISHTTALTGPYPHYGKNNQPSPATHSMKHPFCEFDDLPLSASKTDMATVVKVMQLPDSGLEIRDRMWLKITIANAVIGADVVDWLYSRVEGFKDRRDARKYASSLLKHGYLRHTVNKITFSEQCYYTFGDLCQNMASLNLNEGSSGGGSEQDTLAPLPPTTNPWPLGGQPFPYPPFPSAPPSFPPGYSDPCHSFHSGSAGSQHSEASRSSGSNPSAGKGRRSSPQEKGQRSTCSESEPRVRGGRRGERSASQMSHHSHAVSSHSHARSSLSHSQSHRSHSQNSHPSFVHSHAPFAQPGPGSCAHSERSHASSYGPPGLPPPYCLARLAPKTSVSSTTPPGAPPGRELASVPPELTASRQSFQHAMGNPCEFFVDIM comes from the exons ATGGCGGAGACTAAAATAATATACCACATAGACGAGGAGGAGACTCCTTATCTGGTCAAGCTGTCCGTTTCTCCGGAGAAAGTCACCTTAGCggattttaaaaatgtcctcAACAACCGACCGGTCAACAGCTACAAATTCTTCTTCAAATCGATGGACCAGGATTTTGG GGTTGTCAAAGAAGAGATTTCCGACGACAACGCCAAGCTGCCCTGCTTCAACGGGCGAGTAGTGTCCTGG TTGGTCCTGGCAGAGAGTTCCCACTCGGATGGAGGATCTCAGTGCACAGAGAGCCATCCAGAGCTGCCCCCTCCTCTAGAGAGAACAGGGGGCATAGGAGACTCCCGGCCCCCCTCCTTCCA CGCCAATGCGGTGAGCAGCCGCGATGGCCTGGACACCGAGACGGGAACGGAGTCCCTCCTGAGCCAccgcagagagcgagagagagagcgggcgCGGAGGAGAGCCAGAGAAACTGAGC TCCCTCGCATCAACGGTCACTCGAAATCAGAGCGCACCGCCAGGGACTCGGCCATGGGTTACGACAGCGCCTCGGTGATGAGCAGCGAGTTGGAGTCCAGCTCGTTCGTTGACAGCGAGGAAGACGAGAACGCGAGCAG GCTCAGTAGCTCCACAGAACAAAGTTCTTCTTCACAGCTCATGCGCAGACACAAGCGGCGACGGCGGAGACACAAAGTGGCCAAAATAGACCGG TCTTCGTCCTTCAGCAGCATCACAGACTCCACCATGAGCCTCAACATCATCACCGTCACGCTCAACATGG AGAAATACAACTTTCTCGGTATCAGTATTGTGGGTCAAAGTAACGACCGAGGAGACGGCGGCATCTACATCGGCTCCATAATGAAAGGCGGCGCAGTGGCTGCTGATGGGAGAATAGAACCTGGAGATATGCTCCTTCAG GTGAACGATGTAAACTTTGAGAACATGAGCAATGACGACGCAGTGAGGATCTTAAGAGAGATTGTTTCCAAAACTGG TCCCATTAGTCTTACTGTTGCCAAATGCTGGGACCCGTCTCCACGGAGTTACTTCACGATCCCTCGTG CTGAGCCAGTGAGACCCATTGACCCAGCAGCCTGGATTTCACACACCACCGCCCTGACGGGACCTTACCCGCACTATGGTAAAAACAACCAACCATCACCTGCAACACACTCTATGAAGCATCCATTCTGTG AGTTTGACGACTTGCCTCTGTCTGCAAGTAAAACAGACATGGCAACCGTCGTCAAGGTGATGCAGTTGCCCGACTCTGGGCTGGAGATCCGGGACAGGATGTGGTTGAAGATCACCATCGCCAATGCCGTCATTG GTGCTGACGTGGTGGACTGGCTCTACTCCAGAGTCGAGGGATTCAAGGACCGGCGGGACGCGAGGAAGTACGCCAGCAGTCTGCTGAAACACGGCTACCTGAGACACACCGTCAACAAGATCACCTTCTCCGAGCAGTGCTACTACACCTTCGGAGATCTCTGCCAAA ACATGGCGTCGCTTAACTTAAACGAGGGATCCAGCGGCGGAGGCTCGGAGCAGGACACCCTGGCACCGCTGCCTCCCACGACCAACCCCTGGCCTCTGGGCGGGCAGCCGTTCCCCTaccctccctttccctctgcaCCCCCCAGCTTCCCCCCGGGATACTCAGACCCATGCCACAGTTTCCACAGTGGGAGCGCAGGCAGCCAGCACAGCGAGG CAAGCCGAAGCAGTGGATCCAACCCCAGCGCGGGCAAAGGCAGACGCTCCTCTCCGCAGGagaagggtcaaaggtcaacatgcAGCGAATCAGAGCCCCGCGTTCGTGGAGGGAGGCGCGGCGAGAGGTCCGCCAGCCAAATGAGCCATCACAGCCACGCCGTCTCCAGCCACAGCCACGCCCGGTCGAGCCTCAGTCACAGTCAGTCACACAGGAGTCACTCACAGAACAGCCACCCCTCCTTCGTCCACAGCCACGCCCCCTTCGCCCAGCCGGGGCCGGGCTCGTGCGCCCACAGCGAGCGGAGCCACGCCTCCTCCTACGGCCCCCCGGGCCTGCCCCCTCCTTATTGTCTGGCCCGTCTGGCGCCCAAGACGTCAGTCAGCAGCACCACGCCCCCCGGAGCCCCCCCTGGGAGGGAGTTAGCGTCCGTTCCTCCCGAACTCACCGCCAGTCGCCAGTCCTTCCAGCACGCCATGGGCAATCCCTGCGAGTTCTTCGTTGACATCATGTGA